The Osmia lignaria lignaria isolate PbOS001 chromosome 14, iyOsmLign1, whole genome shotgun sequence genome has a window encoding:
- the LOC117605558 gene encoding uncharacterized protein LOC117605558 isoform X3, which produces MHLVKALDLFFKRHNAGILSSSVLNVAIWKDTKYYNIFDGQPRTDNCEPAADGVSGTAKLFLVKDLIGVLFIILEKSKVKNEPFVLYSIEISGVDHYTQPVDTDKPDKPDTKPQRRPSGYKVQETYRAVVQGSYHMTHPAIPQLLRSRTYLIIALAALVYSRLVNANKWTSALIDLIFNQSNIYFVDLVRVLDKDLNDNEFELRLDDIMGDIILGAYSAKVKIRTNVVPGYGQKKGKMSIDVGLREFFESQTCGLLEMKGFFYAIWRHDDTYYFMDPFACDDEGFRSGTAELDGHMKEGEAACVTMNSSINQMMETIIENTGSRDRDPFVIHGLRVLYVKTGTTPGGPLEKVIYREKGTNRRPQPPPTAPQTDTKLDEEIDMKPRIRPSMDKMRDLQVQCPDLMRDAELYMMTENEPRTYTIVAPEPPKEPEEELDEEEEEEEEETEREDEGLTEDEDEERPEEEVPEPVPIPVRGYRLINPNRLVLQGSKNCLDESFDLVSRGKQGLITALTAIAYSKLKEPTKWRNMDIDQVIEVGHKTYGEVVDWIRKGRPEAKEKEIEGEGEEEEEEDLEDEGEQEEQLLPIPSHMDMTMLPVRLKLGENDVFYKTKMKIIQGEANPLANLAEALECYFNRYPQLVLENKRLMYGIWKEGTTFFLFNPYGSDEEGWRLRDHPASFAVVGTLNELIDLLYGIMEFNDPSFIIHFVGLDAIQPGLYASEEPIELPEESTIEQFKTKFLPITDEDLSKLEAELEEPEVETQGADTIEMDEEEEEEEEEEDEGRRRKFVVAETEKPIIDPLLEVKEQEQPDAPYRLNLILLTSNMKIFEESEEDLKKVHEQIALEKLKYDHPPPYVMPSNKTLIKLLEAKRAKRSVPSLVSRFSIDSRLDVKKKGGMSILMSRSTTMMSFAAINDDVRPSKMIKLSPKRYLYSRILPICLMPLRAINDMYIQDQDREEAMKEELEKENEDKRDDFVGEDIPDVPVGVRIRPQLIPLGPTIKTPNLEKRTITCLEKKKRKCLLAKGDEGDGLIEKILCNTEDLLLELFFPGFKAKDQPPVDDKTDVISKTSKKTLAASTTTIRKSTASTQKKGKRMTDATRLEVIEDGIRILQGNMCLENRAANETCHFKSCFFSALLCVLAKIKLDPDHFRPSTLDQLIFLGDKIYQRTGRLRYKPYRWFQHVEILDMIYNAITKQSVYADPENCQEDELSFMLEYYLEKDKTGILVFSNCSYAFWTANERYYLFDPYACDEKGNASEEGFCCLMEFCDLAAMLEKIERNIGKNINKPYRIYTVCIGHMESKKRKKKRKKKIVRCVEKKTEQEVRAEEPPEVELSTESEVSLIEQTDWVKTESKTSLVYDMTIVGFSPIKHYNASMLDVIVLENEITTPSLAPFKKSSLRLTKDMDEFEAVKLLVRRKVYDRKFKPHSAVTTPLDLCVIAWSLIHDPITWSVRTVRGLFEASIDYTFDSILATEDSTVSEMTDGLLPEFEIANYVFRVVFVPLHYGTLYSTEGWNLSMSLQKIFETPGYTGVVIVCGDAHVGVTKKDDNCFAWWTIRKTKTLRFVTSTDMKEFLKLIVKEINEPNETTFVMRVITVSYAHKVDPDCSDTKGLHEPVVPSTSLPEVHRMPAEPYDLEAIFRPTVPDSKPIFILGSVALSNRDAVTEPKVKRCYFVAVLAVMVKRDIVQSPMPGMIDKILEVAESVYREFSEPKFHIEHILRNVTVMNRIFDFRDCASSLITLTFNPRTLRTDFYVQVRKHLRRYFKSYSSGIIHFTNCCYGFWYSRATNAYYYVDPYQCNEKGRKVSSGGKACLCIFSTVCQMVKNMCLNQFEETTGFFIHQLHVDSVNVPPFKTFKEDPMWLYLDYHWNFRHAPNIVKSHTKKRKKEAEEGDETVKQFWNNYAVEVSNLIYSAWGTIGSYDSRFGDRAGKNQAAICVAVLAMQYLSHPSRWGPAILDSAVICGDSYYTESLKSSMKKYTKHFNRFNLQTCFKIFPHSWTIQFRESICGILYGTKNRMTLATALVLAFQESPNVLIECNKITLAALAAKDGYYVADPCWVGPPLFNKDHGAIYVLRCRNMNSLVYAVVKMLNTNQRLNFRLTPVVFTFEQEDFNFMDNKTRESKRKVLLEPVRITPGKVDEAGPPIPGAHTTPEGDSYLSYNKNFTLGKLKSHELENPEWPSVEPVLEEENRTSMHVSTTWHINFGQAAPLDRATPVFDSQAFQHVPEECENRVVDSYEPLRPVQRSVTDFLTACNDYPRVLDFAGNRVVTQGPPLHCTAARSFLTETAREEFRSYTADMAKNVYKTYKHRLPKRSVHSVTKSVSQKIGGGEYPSATGIHTITEEEAESSIRDSPDTGRETEYETMTEADDDAEDEAETTADED; this is translated from the exons ATGCACCTGGTGAAAGCTTTAGACTTATTCTTCAAACGTCACAATGCTGGAATTCTGTCCTCGTCGGTACTGAACGTGGCTATATGGAAGGATACGAAATACTACAACATCTTTGACGGTCAGCCTAGAACGGATAATTGCGAGCCAGCTGCCGACGGAGTTAGCGGAACAGCGAAACTGTTTCTGGTCAAAGACCTGATAGGTGTACTCTTCATCATCCTAGAAAAGAGCAAAGTAAAGAACGAGCCGTTCGTTCTCTACTCCATAGAGATCAGTGGAGTCGATCATTATACCCAACCGGTCGACACCGACAAACCGGATAAGCCGGACACGAAACCACAAAGAAGACCGAGCGGTTACAAGGTGCAAGAAACTTATCGAGCAGTGGTTCAAGGTTCTTATCATATGACTCATCCGGCGATTCCGCAGCTTCTTCGTAGTCGAACCTACTTGATCATCGCACTGGCAGCCCTAGTTTATTCTCGTCTGGTCAATGCCAATAAGTGGACCAGTGCTCTTATCGActtaattttcaatcaatccAATATCTACTTCGTGGATCTGGTTCGCGTTCTTGATAAAGACTTGAACGATAACGAATTCGAGCTACGTCTGGACGACATCATGGGTGACATCATCCTGGGCGCTTATTCGGCGAAAGTGAAGATCCGAACGAACGTTGTCCCAGGTTATGGACAGAAGAAAGGTAAAATGAGTATCGACGTTGGTCTGCGCGAATTCTTCGAGAGTCAAACCTGTGGTCTGCTAGAGATGAAGGGTTTTTTTTATGCCATTTGGAGACACGACGATACGTATTACTTCATGGACCCTTTCGCCTGCGACGACGAGGGTTTCAGAAGTGGAACAGCTGAGTTGGATGGTCATATGAAGGAAGGCGAGGCTGCATGCGTGACGATGAACAGCTCGATCAATCAAATGATGGAAACGATTATAGAGAACACTGGTAGCAGAGACAGGGATCCCTTCGTGATACACGGTCTTAGGGTTCTGTACGTGAAAACTGGAACCACTCCAGGTGGTCCTTTAGAGAAGGTGATCTACCGAGAGAAAGGTACGAATCGCAGACCGCAGCCACCACCGACTGCCCCGCAAACGGACACCAAGCTTGACGAGGAGATCGACATGAAGCCGAGGATACGACCTTCGATGGACAAGATGAGAGATTTGCAGGTGCAGTGTCCGGATCTGATGAGAGACGCTGAATTGTACATGATGACGGAAAACGAGCCTCGAACTTACACGATTGTGGCACCTGAGCCACCAAAGGAACCTGAGGAAGAACTTgacgaagaggaggaagaagaggaagaggaaactGAGAGAGAAGACGAAGGACTGaccgaagacgaagacgaagaaagaCCGGAAGAGGAAGTTCCCGAACCTGTGCCAATACCAGTCAGAGGCTACAGACTGATCAATCCTAATCGTCTGGTTCTTCAGGGATCAAAGAACTGTTTGGACGAGAGTTTTGATTTAGTATCGAGGGGGAAGCAAGGGCTAATAACAGCCTTGACAGCCATAGCTTACAGTAAATTGAAAGAACCTACTAAATGGCGTAATATGGATATCGATCAGGTCATTGAAGTAGGTCACAAGACTTATGGCGAAGTTGTGGACTGGATTCGAAAAGGGCGACCCGaggcgaaagaaaaagaaatagagggagaaggagaggaagaagaggaagaggactTGGAAGACGAAGGAGAACAGGAAGAACAATTGTTACCTATCCCAAGTCACATGGACATGACTATGTTACCAGTTAGATTGAAATTAGGCGAGAATGATGTATTCTACAAAACGAAGATGAAGATCATCCAAGGAGAAGCCAATCCTCTGGCCAACCTTGCTGAAGCTCTGGAATGTTACTTTAATCGTTATCCGCAATTGGTGCTGGAAAACAAGAGACTAATGTATGGAATTTGGAAAGAGGGTACGACTTTCTTTCTCTTCAATCCTTATGGCAGTGACGAAGAAGGTTGGCGTCTTCGGGATCACCCAGCTTCCTTCGCTGTGGTGGGAACTCTGAATGAATTGATCGATCTCCTTTATGGTATCATGGAGTTCAATGACCCATCGTTCATTATCCACTTCGTGGGTCTGGATGCCATTCAGCCTGGGCTATATGCTTCTGAAGAACCTATCGAGCTTCCTGAAGAGTCAACGATAGAACAATTTAAAACAAAGTTTTTGCCAATTACGGACGAAGATTTGTCGAAATTGGAAGCAGAGCTGGAGGAACCAGAAGTGGAGACACAGGGTGCTGATACTATAGAAATggacgaggaagaggaagaggaggaggaagaggaagacgaGGGACGACGTCGTAAATTCGTGGTTGCAGAAACAGAGAAGCCTATAATTGATCCTCTCCTAGAAGTAAAGGAACAGGAACAACCTGATGCCCCATACCGTTTGAACTTAATTTTGTTAACTTCTAATATGAAGATCTTTGAAGAAAGCGAAGAGGATTTGAAGAAAGTACACGAACAGATAgctttagaaaaattgaaatatgatcATCCACCACCTTACGTGATGCCTTCGAATAAAACATTGATTAAACTTCTCGAGGCGAAACGAGCAAAGAGATCAGTTCCATCTTTGGTCTCCAGGTTCTCCATTGATTCTCGATTGGACGTGAAGAAGAAAGGAGGTATGTCAATACTTATGTCAAGATCGACTACAATGATGTCGTTCGCTGCCATAAATGACGACGTTAGACCTTCGAAGATGATCAAACTCTCTCCAAAGAGATATTTGTATTCAAGAATTCTTCCAATTTGTTTGATGCCTCTGAGGGCCATCAATGATATGTACATCCAAGATCAAGATCGCGAGGAAGCTATGAAAGAAGAGTTagagaaagaaaacgaagataAGAGGGATGACTTCGTTGGTGAAGACATACCGGACGTACCCGTAGGAGTTCGTATACGACCGCAGTTAATTCCTCTTGGACCGACTATTAAAACACCGAATCTAGAGAAGAGAACGATTACTTGTCTGGAGAAGAAGAAACGTAAATGTTTGTTAGCTAAAGGGGACGAAGGGGATGGTTTGATAGAAAAGATTCTTTGTAACACCGAGGATCTATTGTTGGAATTGTTCTTTCCGGGCTTCAAGGCGAAGGATCAG CCACCAGTTGATGATAAAACCGATGTTATATCTAAGACTTCGAAGAAAACATTGGCGGCTTCTACAACTACGATACGAAAGAGTACTGCGAGTACTCAGAAGAAAGGAAAACGGATGACAGATGCGACTCGTTTGGAA GTTATCGAAGACGGGATTCGAATACTCCAAGGGAACATGTGTCTGGAGAATCGCGCCGCAAACGAAACGTGTCACTTCAAATCCTGTTTCTTCTCTGCACTGCTTTGCGTTCTGGCAAAAATTAAACTGGATCCAGATCACTTCCGCCCGAGCACTCTCGATCAGCTCATCTTTCTCGGCGATAAAATCTATCAGCGAACCGGAAGGCTTCGATACAAACCGTACCGGTGGTTTCAGCACGTCGAGATTCTTGATATGATTTATAACGCGATCACGAAGCAGTCTGTTTACGCTGATCCGGAGAACTGCCAGGAAGACGAGTTATCATTCATGCTGGAATATTACCTGGAGAAAGACAAGACAGGAATTCTCGTGTTTTCCAATTGTTCGTACGCTTTCTGGACCGCGAACGAGCGATATTATTTGTTCGATCCTTACGCGTGCGACGAGAAAGGAAACGCAAGCGAAGAAGGTTTCTGCTGTCTGATGGAATTTTGTGATCTAGCCGCGATGTTGGAGAAGATCGAACGCAACATCGGAAAGAACATCAACAAACCCTATAGAATTTACACGGTCTGCATAGGTCACATGGAATCTAAAAAACGcaagaagaaacgaaaaaagaagataGTCCGTTGCGTGGAGAAGAAAACGGAGCAAGAGGTGCGCGCCGAAGAACCACCCGAAGTGGAACTATCCACCGAGTCGGAGGTCTCTTTAATCGAACAAACAGATTGGGTAAAGACAGAGTCAAAAACGAGTCTAGTTTATGATATGACCATTGTTGGTTTTTCTCCTATTAAACATTACAACGCTTCGATGCTCGATGTGATCGTTCTGGAAAACGAAATCACCACTCCGTCGTTAGCACCCTTTAAGAAGTCTTCTTTGAGATTGACGAAAGACATGGACGAGTTCGAAGCAGTTAAATTATTGGTCAGAAGGAAGGTTTACGATAGGAAGTTCAAACCTCACTCAGCAGTTACGACACCATTGGATCTCTGTGTTATAGCGTGGTCCTTGATCCATGATCCAATTACTTGGTCTGTGAGGACAGTGAGAGGGTTGTTCGAGGCTAGCATAGACTATACCTTTGATAGCATTTTAGCTACTGAAGATTCAACCGTTTCCGAAATGACTGATGGTTTGTTACCTGAATTCGAGATAGCTAATTACGTCTTCAGGGTGGTTTTCGTTCCTCTTCATTACGGGACACTATATTCTACCGAAGGTTGGAACCTCTCCATGTCTTTGCAGAAGATATTCGAAACGCCTGGATACACTGGAGTGGTCATAGTTTGCGGGGATGCTCATGTAGGAGTGACGAAGAAGGACGACAACTGCTTTGCCTGGTGGACAATCAGGAAGACGAAGACCTTGAGATTCGTCACTTCCACAGATATGAAAGAGTTCTTGAAGTTGATTGTCAAAGAGATCAATGAGCCTAATGAGACGACGTTCGTAATGAGAGTGATCACGGTGTCCTATGCTCATAAAGTAGATCCTGATTGCAGCGACACCAAAGGTCTTCACGAACCTGTGGTACCAAGCACTTCTTTGCCGGAAGTTCATCGAATGCCCGCTGAACCTTACGATCTTGAAGCTATATTCAGACCTACAGTGCCGGATTCTAAACCGATCTTCATACTTGGATCGGTTGCTTTGAGTAACAGGGATGCTGTGACAGAGCCAAAGGTCAAGAGATGTTACTTTGTCGCTGTTTTAGCGGTGATGGTGAAGAGGGACATCGTTCAGAGCCCCATGCCAGGGATGATAGATAAGATTCTTGAAGTGGCCGAGTCGGTTTACAGGGAATTTTCGGAACCGAAGTTTCATATAGAACATATTTTGCGTAATGTTACCGTGATGAACAGGATCTTCGATTTTCGCGATTGTGCCTCATCTTTGATAACGCTTACGTTTAATCCTCGGACCTTGAGGACTGATTTTTATGTTCAg GTAAGAAAACACTTGAGAAGATACTTCAAATCGTATTCAAGTGGAATTATACATTTCACGAACTGCTGTTATGGTTTCTGGTACTCGAGAGCAACAAACGCTTATTATTACGTGGATCCTTATCAATGCaacgaaaaaggaagaaaagtatCAAGCGGTGGAAAAGCCTGCCTCTGCATCTTTTCAACAGTCTGTCAGATGGTGAAGAATATGTGTCTGAACCAATTTGAAGAAACAACAGGTTTCTTTATTCATCAACTTCACGTGGACTCGGTAAACGTACCACCATTCAAGACCTTCAAGGAAGATCCAATGTGGTTGTACCTGGATTACCATTGGAACTTCAGGCACGCTCCAAACATCGTGAAATCTCATactaagaagaggaaaaaagaagccGAGGAGGGCGATGAAACAGTGAAACAATTCTGGAACAATTATGctgtcgaggtgtctaatctcatTTATTCAGCTTGGGGCACTATTGGTTCCTACGATTCCAGATTCGGTGATCGTGCTGGGAAGAATCAGGCTGCCATTTGCGTGGCTGTGCTAGCCATGCAGTACCTAAGTCATCCGTCAAGATGGGGTCCAGCCATATTGGACTCGGCAGTGATTTGTGGAGATTCTTATTACACAGAAAGCTTGAAAAGCTCGATGAAAAAATATACTAAACATTTCAACAGATTTAACCTTCAAACCTGTTTCAAAATCTTCCCTCATTCGTGGACCATTCAATTTAGGGAGAGCATCTGTGGCATTCTCTATGGTACCAAAAACCGAATGACATTGGCTACTGCCCTAGTATTAGCTTTCCAAGAATCACCAAATGTTCTGATAGAATGTAACAAAATCACGTTGGCAGCCTTGGCAGCCAAGGATGGATACTATGTAGCAGATCCTTGCTGGGTTGGACCACCTCTGTTCAACAAGGACCACGGAGCCATTTACGTACTCCGCTGCAGAAACATGAATTCCTTGGTCTACGCGGTGGTAAAGATGTTAAACACCAATCAGAGGCTGAATTTCCGTTTGACACCTGTCGTATTCACGTTCGAACAAGAAGATTTCAACTTCATGGACAATAAGACTCGCGAATCGAAGAGAAAGGTCCTCTTAGAACCTGTTAGGATTACTCCAGGAAAGGTGGATGAAGCTGGTCCACCGATACCCGGTGCCCATACCACACCTGAAGGAGATTCATATCTGTCGTACAATAAGAACTTCACTTTGGGTAAACTGAAAAGCCACGAGCTGGAAAATCCTGAATGGCCTTCTGTGGAACCAGTCCTGGAAGAGGAAAACAGAACCAGCATGCATGTCAGCACTACTTGGCACATTAATTTCGGCCAGGCTGCACCCTTGGACAGGGCCACGCCTGTGTTCGATTCTCAGGCCTTCCAACACGTACCTGAAGAGTGCGAAAACCGTGTCGTCGATTCTTATGAACCTCTTCGTCCGGTTCAGAGGTCGGTCACCGACTTCCTGACTGCCTGTAACGATTATCCTAGAGTGTTAGATTTCGCTGGCAATCGTGTTGTCACGCAAGGACCACCGCTTCATTGTACTGCTGCTCGAAGCTTCCTTACGGAAACAGCTCGCGAAGAATTCCGTTCGTACACAGCGGATATGGCTAAGAATGTCTACAAGACCTATAAACATCGACTTCCCAAACGTAGTGTACACAGCGTCACTAAATCAGTGAGTCAGAAAATCGGTGGTGGTGAATATCCTTCGGCGACAGGCATTCATACGATCACCGAAGAGGAGGCGGAATCGTCTATCAGAGATTCGCCTGATACAGGAAGAGAAACGGAATACGAAACGATGACGGAAGCAGACGATGATGCGGAGGATGAAGCGGAAACCACTGCGGACGAGGATTAA